TCAGTCTTATTTTCAGATAGGAATGCTTGTTCCAATTTAgcttaatcctttttttttaagctaactAATCTAAACCAGGCCAAGGCACCCTTCTGGAACGTGCCAAAGCGTAGTTAATCAAGAGAAACCTGATGTGCAGAGCTGCCTATGGTCCATTCCTCTGGGTACAGCTGACCTGCTTCAAACAGCAACCgcgtggggctggggctgagagGTGCATTGGGTCAGTGAAGAGGAGCAGACCCAGAAAGGGGATTAAGGTTTTGGTTAGGCAATTGCATTTATCGAAGGAATATGTGCTATTTTAGACAGCGAAAGGAGTGGATCCCCCTCCCTTCTCACAGAGGTGGTGGTGCGAGCAGCTCTTTTGCAAACCAGGTGAAAGCTGATCCTGCTGAACAGGGTGAAGCTCTGCGAGCACTGGTGTCAACACAGAGGTGATGGATGTGGGGAGAGCAGGGTTACACTTTAACTACAGCGTGGATTTATGTAGGATTACAGCGTGCCTGTAGCTACTGCCTGGTAAATGCACATAGTGCCTGCTAATTAGGTAACGTCCCTATTAATGAGATGTCTCTGCACCTCACTTCTGGTGGAAGAGTGTCACAATGAAGGGAAAGGGATGTGCCTCCTGCCCttaaagaaaaggctgagatagTGGTGGTTCTGCCATTGAAGTTGCAATGGggttatttaaaatgcttgaagGGAGCAGGCTGCAAGCTCTGGGCTGTGCATGGCCGAGCCTTTTTGATTGCAGAAGCATCGCAGCAGGCGTATCAGAGCTGGAAAGCTCTGTAAGGTTCTGAACTGATGGGAGCTCGGGCCCAGGGTGGGTCAATGGGTGCAGGAGTGAGGTGCCTTTTGGTGAACTGTGGCTGCACAGCGAGTTGTCCGCTGTGCAGGACCTGAAGGATAAGTAGGGGTTTGAAAAATGAGTTCATCAGACTGAAACAGACCCTCTAGAATTCAGGCACAGTAACTTCTATCTCCTCACTGGCTCTTTCAAGAAACTTAGTGTGTGAAACTGTAGCATGAATGCCCTCTCTTTATGACTGAGTATTCACTTCTATCAGGCAGGGAAAAAGGGGCTGTGGTGAGGGGGTGATGAGGGTGCTGACACTAGGAAAGAATATGGAGTTTACACGGtgcagagctggaagctgtggcAGCAGAGCAGTAAGCACGGGTCACTGAAACATGATGCCCGGTGCCCGGGCTGGGTGATGGActgaggagggtgaggggagaatGCAGATGACGcatttggtttttaaaaaagtggCTGGTGTTGACAGAAACTCTATCTTGATGAAGGGTGGTAGGAAAGCATCTGATTCCAGCCATGTCTTGAGCTCAGTTACAGTTGGTTTTGGCTCTGATTCTTCTGTTTGCCTTCTTTGGGTCCTATCCTGATATCTTCACAATCGTGTAGCTGATGCTTCTCTAATGACACTCTTCCCCTTAACTGTCACGGTTCTGTGCTGGGGAGCTgaaggctgctcagggcaggcaTCTCCAGGAGGGATTTTACCTTcaacattttcttatttatggAACACACTGGCTGAACTGAACCACGTGTGGTCTGCCTGGACAGATGGTTTAGCTCTGAGGCTTTGTGCATTGAGAATATGCTGCTTTAGAGCTGGTTGGACTAATAAAAGCAAAGTTCAGGTGATTTCCTTAGGGGCGTTTTATAatgcagccttgcagctgtgtgaATGTCCTGGTTTAGCCCCAACCTCCAGCCTGGTCTGCAGGTAAACACAGAGCAGTTGTGGGTTCCCACTGccctgggagaagggaaagaggaatgagggagagacttgtgggttgggAACAGATTTAATGGaagtataataataaaaaggacaataacaaaaataagatACATACAACTATATAaaactgtttcctctgtatGCTGACAGTGCAGTGTGGGCACAGGGAAGGTCCTGGgctgtgctcagcagcagaTGAGAGTTGGATTCAGGAGCCACGTGTATTGGAATTGGGGGCAAACAGATGGATGAGATCCTCACTGGATATTGGTCATTGAAGAAGAGAGCTCGATCCTTGTGATCCCTCTGTTTTAGCCTGAGTGTATCTGTGTGGGATGGAATACTcaggtcagtttggggtcaccttgTGTGTCCATTTCTCCCTGCAGGAGCAACCCTTTCCTCCCCTTTAACTTAAGGGTGTTGCACCAGCTCCAGGATGGCCCTGGTTTCTGTAGTAATTGGTATAAGCAgtggcctttctgcatcccagtgctcTGCTGCTTTGGTGATAACTGTAAATACTAAGCATTATCACCTGTAGAGACAGACAATGtctgataaatgaaaatgaaattactcaGAAGAAGCTTAGCTgataagttaaaaaaattgttctacAGGGAGGCATCAGGAAAGCACGAAGACACCTTTGCAAAAAGGTTTTGTTACAGTTTAAGGGTTCATAACTTTGTCGCTGGCTTTATTCCTGTTCAGTTGAGTTTGATATCACCTGTTGGCACAGGGACTCCTACTGTCAGTGCTGCACTAATGAACTGCAGAGACTGTTCCTGACTCAGTGCTTGGTTTGTTTATAGCCTGGCCAGCCTCGGGGCAGTGTCCTGGAACACAGCAAGGACCCAACACTGCCCTTCCTTCTCTACTTTTTGTACTCTCCAGGGCTCTCTTCCTGCTTTGAAAATCGATTTACTCTCTAGAAGACCATGTTTCTATCATCAGATCCGGTTCGTAGTCATTCTGAGGGAGAAAGACTGGGCTTTGCAAGGCTCTATAGTCATCCTCAGGCTCTCGCTTCATCAATCTGTGCCCTGGGAAAGGCCAGAGCTCTTCGTTGCTGTGCTTGGTGAGAGAGGAGAGGGCAAATCAGCCTGTCTCTAGAAAAGCTGGGTAATAAAATGCAGTTCTAGCACCTAGAGGTACAAAGAAAACCTTCAAAACTTGATTGTTTTGATAGTTTCGAGCCTGTAAATGTTAACAGTATTAAAAATGCCAGTCAGCAGTAGGATAAAAGCAGCATTGTTTGGGAGGCATTCTGTCCAAGGGCTAGGAATTACAGACAGGAAAATGCACCAAAGGCTGTGCTGGCATCTGTCTCTGGAAGCCACGCGGAGGAGGAGCGGGAGAGGAGGGTTCAGCTGACACGCGTGTTGGGGTTTGGTGTAAGGGCTGACTAATGTTTTGTCTAAAGGACTGGAGCGGTGCCAGCAGACGACACCGGGGAGCAGCGTGAAGATGTCTCGTTCAGAAGCTCGATATTCCTTTGATGTCCCGTGCAAATATGTCAACTTCGCAACTCTGGGCAACGACGATGTCTGCAATGCAGATTCCTGGTTTGGTAGGTCGCTTCCAACTCCTTGATTTTCATCCTGTTGGGATGAGGGTTTAGTGCGATGCTTGATTTGGGCCTCCTGCTGGGCCAGTGGGTTAGTCACACTGTTAACCGCATCACTTGTCGTGTGTGTGGatgttgtgttttgcttttgtatttaaaCTTTGCCAAGTGTAACTTGATGGGGAACTTTGGTTACGATACTATGTTAAAAAATCCTAAGGTAGTACATATAATGAAAGTCTCTCTTTTCctcacagatgaaaaagccaaTGTGGAGAATGTCTCTCCCACAGAAAATCAAGCAACAGTCTGGCAGAAGAGCCCTGCTCCTTCGAAGTCTAATATTATCCAGTCTTCTGTCACATCACAAGGAATAACAATGAGTAAGCTGGCATGGTATGGGAGGGAGAGAATGAACCTGACCTGCTCTTTATTGGCAAAATGAAAAGGCCTCGGTCTGGCTTTTGTGGAACTGTCTCCTTATAGTGTTGTCTGGGAGGGCCTCATGTAGTTTCACTCCTTTCTGTGTATATGAGCTGACTCTGTCACTGCTCTCAGGTGAAAGCCATGGTGAAGAGACCAGTGAAGCAGAACACATGGAGACTGATGTGGTCCCTCAGAATACTGGACCCCTGACAAACTGtagagctgctgctcctgcagaagCCTCCCAAAGGTGAAATACTCGTATCCCATTTGCACAGAGATTGATGGTGTGACTAAGTGGGATGCTTGCTCTCAGGATCTGCAGCCTGAGCTGTTCTGGGGTCATCCTGTGGGTCTGAAGTTCTCCAGCACAGATGGTTGTGTGCTGGGACAGCTGATCTGCTTGCTAAGCTGGAGGGACCATCTTTAGGGGTGGAAATGTAATGTGGTGTCTTGCATACTTGTCAAATGAGACCCAGTAGCACTAGGAGCTTCTGGAATGTGAGGATATCTGAAACTGAAGCAGCTTATAAAGTGTCTTTGTTTATATCTGCCTGAACTGGGTAGAACTCGTTCTTGACACGAATGCAAGGGGCTCTTTATGCTCATTTATCCCAGAGAATGTTAAGTTTATGGATTGCGCAGCTTAAGCAGTTTCTGCTGACTTTGGGTTCTTGTGTTAAGCATTATTTGCACAGGGGGCAGGTTGGAGTTGAGTGGTGTACTGATGTAAAAAGTGTTATGCAGATCATGTGTCTTCTTAGACCTGTGGTTAAAGTAACTTCCATTCTCTGTTTCACTCCAGAGCCAGCAGAAGACAGGCCACAAGGCAGAGAACACAGCAACGCAAACAGCCGATGAGAGTCAAAGTGGACAACAGTGCTAATGTCTTGGATAATAAGGATGAGGTTccaccactgaaaaaaatgagaatgtaTGTCATCAAAGTCCTCCTGTTTGGGGCTGGGTAGGGGGTGTACAACTGTGTTTTGGAAAGGATTCCCACTTGGCTGGGTCCTCACACGAGGGTTCGGGTGCTGTGACCAAAATCTGATGGTTTTgtaaacaagaagaaagtgCTGTAAGACCTGAAGGAGCTGCTCTgtttggagatggagatgtgaATGAAATAAGCTTGAGTTTCTTAGGCTTCTCATTCCATGCTCGGTGTCTGTCAGCTAGCTTTAAATTTGGCTGAACTTGTCCCTCAGGAGGTCACCAGGCAGTCACAAGCTGTGAAAGAGCAGCAGCTAAAGTATTTCTCCAATTAGCTTAATCACTAAGGTATCGTATGGTGATGAGCTTGAGGTCAGGAACTGGAAGCACAGCCTTTCAAAGGCTGCTGTACCTGTGTGAACTGCAGTACGCTGCCCTCAAGAAAAGCCTCTGTTCCAAAACCTCAGTAATTCCTCTTCCCTTCAACAGCTTCAGGGTGCCAGGGAAAATTCAAGGAGCTCTGCTGCGGCCCGTGGTGGGGTCAGGCCAGCCTGGCACAACTTAGAACCTGCCAGGTGTTGTGTGTGGTGGTGAGGGCTGCAGGGGGTGGTTCATTTAAAGCACAGTTACTTGGAATTGTTTGCCATAACAGCTTGTTACCTTAGTTCTAGCAGCAGAGAGAAGTTAACAGAAGCAAAGGAGCCCCTGCAGAATCCTGACCTCTCCCCAGGGAGAGTGAAGAGTAAGCTGACCGTGCCCTCCACGCCAACGATGTTAAAGTACGTGGCTTTCTTGTGACTCGTCTTTGCTAATCACAGTTGATTTACGGGACAGCCCTGGCGAGAGCGTTTTCCACTTCAACTCAGCATGTGATGGGATTGCATTTAGTAAACAAGGAATCAAGATAATAATATTAGTATGAAATGTACTTCACCAGCTGAGCCTGTGCAAAGGAAAGCGTTGCTTttaatttgaggaaaaaattgttcttgCTAATGGGCAAAGTGTGCATACAGCAAATAAGTGTGCAGGCTAGCAGTTAGCTAAGAGCTCTATTGagcaaacaaaatccaaacagCTCTTTTCTATGGAGTGTGCTTTCATAATGACTGCTCCTGCAGTGGTATTAGAGATAAGAATGTTCCTTTGCTCTGACATCTTGCTTCACCAGTTATTAGCACGAAGGTGTATCTCAGTCTTTACCTTGCTTCTGCAGGAGGACCAATCTCACTGGTGCACTGAAGAGCACAGAGGaacaggagctggagaagataCAGCAGTTGCAGCGGGAAGTGATGGAGCTGCGGAAGAAGAACGAGGAGTCTCTGAAAGCAGCTATTGCTGGAGCAGGTGGGCTCTGGCTGCATTGCAAACTGAAGCTGGGCTAGGCTCAGCTGGAGAGTGCTGTGTAGAGCTGTTCAAGTACctttaaaaaccaaacatttccaGATCTTGTAATAAATACCAGGACTAGGTGGCTTTTCATGTAGATCAGCCCCTAGACTACCTGGAAATGGTTTTGCTCATCTTTTGAAAGAGTATAGATGATTTCTCTGAAAACTGTTCAGGTTATTAGAAATTCAATATGCTTGCTCCACCCCACAAAGCTTCTGGACCTTAcatgttttttgttctttaggACAAACTGTGAAGAGAACTGTTGGTCAAGTAACAAAGCCAGTTGCCTTCCATTTCTGCACTGACAACAGAATTAAACAACCTGTGGAAAGTCAGCCTGGGAATGAGTATAAAGAACAGGATTTTGCAGCAGTACTGAGGAAGCATCCTCCTTCTCCggtgaggagcagagctgtCAGCTGGCTGGTTCTTGACATTACCTCCTTTCTGTTTTGGCAACACACGTGCTGCTGGCAACCCGCAAAGAGGGTTACATAGGAGAGGCAGTTGCACAAGCATAACTGTTACCTCACTATGCGTATGTGCATTGCCACAAGACTCTTGAGGATCCTTGTGAAAAGGCCCTTTCACGTCAGATCTTCTGGTCATTATGCTTTAATACGTGTGCTTTCAACTTCCACTTCCTACAGTTTACCAATCCAACCAGCTTGTGCACTTTCAGACAGTTAATGCTTAACTTTAGACATAAGCCTTTTCAATAAGGGGAAGGGGCAGACACTGCAAATCAGGGAAAGGAAACATCATCAAAGCATCCTGTGTTACATGGCCATAATGACTGTAGTTCTTTGTCTCCAGGGGCGAATGCCAAAGGGACCCACCATCCCCAAACCTTTCAATCTGTcccaaggaaacaaaagaaaacttgaagAAACAGCATCAGAATATGTATCCCTTGCCGAGCAGGTAGAAGCATTCCAAAAACGCACACCCTCTCGTTACCATTTGAGGAGCAGGAAATCTGAGGAAGGTGAGCAGTCCTGGCTCTGTCTGCAGAGTCAGAACAATGCTTTGTTACTGCTCTACTGAGCAAATAGTCCACGTCTGCAGCCATTACCATTAACCACTGGTCTCCTTACTTGAATTTCTAGGACCTGTTCCACAGAAGTTGGTGAAACTTGCACGTACAAACCCTAAATCACCAATGCTTCTAACTAAGCAGCGCCTCAGACCTGCTGCTTGCAAATCTACAGCAGAGTTAGAagcagaggagatggagaaaatcCAACAGTAAGTAAAGGTTTACCATAGTCCTCCAAGAGAGAACCGTACCACACTTGAAATATCTTCCAGTAGCCAAAAGATCACTTTTCAGGAATACCTTTTGTGTGTAAAAGAATGAGTAAGCAAAACACTGAGATTCTTTCAGTTAATGCATAATCCTATGGCTCTGATCATAGGGATGTGAGAAGCAGCCAACCCCTTGGGAAGAAGGTGCTCTTAGAGCTGATTTTAGGTTGAGTTCAGCTGGCAAGTAAAGCAAACCAAGGATCACAGTACAGCATGTGTCTGCACCAAAACTCTCCTGTAGGCAAAGTTTGGATTTCCAAGAAAGCAATCCATAAGGCTTTCCTTAATGTCTTGCTGTTTCAACAGCAAAGCAGGAGTTGCTAACCAGAGCCACACACTGTGTGTCAACTTCTATCCCTGgctgttgctcttttctgttgCGAGAGAAGCAGTTTGCCAGAAGCTGCATTTGGCCATGTGCAATATATCAGTGACTGTCTCTGTCTTTCCTCTGTAGGTACAAATTCAAAGCACGAGAGCTGAATCCTCAAATCTTTGGGGGTGGGCCACTGCTGCCAAAGAAACCCCCAGTCAAAGAGCTCACACAACCTGTTGGCTTTGAGTTGGAAATAGAAAAAAGGATTCGGGAGCGTGAAAGtaagaagcagcaggaggaagagcaCTTTGAATTCCGCTCCAGGCCATGTCCAACAAAAATCCTGGAGAATGTTGTGGTAAGAAGTTCAGTAAGAGCCAGACTTGGGAAGTGGGACTGAGGTGGCAATTTGCTGCAAGATGCCACTTGCTGTGTGGCATCACATATTTAATAATCTTTGCTAAATGCTGTctgtcattaggaaaaaacgGCAGTGGGTACATATGGTGCTGTCGATAGTTTCTCTGTCACGTTTTCTTGGTGCTTTGGCTTGGGTAACTCTTTCCTGACCCTTCTGAACAGGGTGTTCCTGAGAAGAAAGAGCTTCCTGTTACAGTCCCAAAGTCTCCAGTCTTCACCTTAAAAACCAGATCACGAACACCTGTCAGAGATGAAGAAAAGGTAACTGTTGTGAATGTGCTGCAGTCACATCACG
The DNA window shown above is from Phaenicophaeus curvirostris isolate KB17595 chromosome 18, BPBGC_Pcur_1.0, whole genome shotgun sequence and carries:
- the TPX2 gene encoding targeting protein for Xklp2 isoform X1; protein product: MSRSEARYSFDVPCKYVNFATLGNDDVCNADSWFDEKANVENVSPTENQATVWQKSPAPSKSNIIQSSVTSQGITMSESHGEETSEAEHMETDVVPQNTGPLTNCRAAAPAEASQRASRRQATRQRTQQRKQPMRVKVDNSANVLDNKDEVPPLKKMRISSSREKLTEAKEPLQNPDLSPGRVKSKLTVPSTPTMLKRTNLTGALKSTEEQELEKIQQLQREVMELRKKNEESLKAAIAGAGQTVKRTVGQVTKPVAFHFCTDNRIKQPVESQPGNEYKEQDFAAVLRKHPPSPGRMPKGPTIPKPFNLSQGNKRKLEETASEYVSLAEQVEAFQKRTPSRYHLRSRKSEEGPVPQKLVKLARTNPKSPMLLTKQRLRPAACKSTAELEAEEMEKIQQYKFKARELNPQIFGGGPLLPKKPPVKELTQPVGFELEIEKRIRERESKKQQEEEHFEFRSRPCPTKILENVVGVPEKKELPVTVPKSPVFTLKTRSRTPVRDEEKENEVVPVIKANPVPHYGVPFKPKRPDQRQVEVCPFSFDARDRERQIQKERKIEELRKEEVPKFKALPLPYFDEVKLPEKKVKNPTQPEPFHLQIDERGAAKQQSWKQQLKEDLRRQKEAACFKARPNTVVYQEPYVPKKESKLLSESLSGSVVPESFELATEKRAKERQEFEKRLANIEALRERQREQMRQQQEEQEKEEVAKLRQEMVHKANPIRKYRSVEVKASDQPLTTPKSPNFSDRFQR
- the TPX2 gene encoding targeting protein for Xklp2 isoform X2, translating into MSRSEARYSFDVPCKYVNFATLGNDDVCNADSWFDEKANVENVSPTENQATVWQKSPAPSKSNIIQSSVTSQGITMSESHGEETSEAEHMETDVVPQNTGPLTNCRAAAPAEASQRASRRQATRQRTQQRKQPMRVKVDNSANVLDNKDEVPPLKKMRISSSREKLTEAKEPLQNPDLSPGRVKSKLTVPSTPTMLKRTNLTGALKSTEEQELEKIQQLQREVMELRKKNEESLKAAIAGAGQTVKRTVGQVTKPVAFHFCTDNRIKQPVESQPGNEYKEQDFAAVLRKHPPSPGRMPKGPTIPKPFNLSQGNKRKLEETASEYVSLAEQVEAFQKRTPSRYHLRSRKSEEGPVPQKLVKLARTNPKSPMLLTKQRLRPAACKSTAELEAEEMEKIQQYKFKARELNPQIFGGGPLLPKKPPVKELTQPVGFELEIEKRIRERESKKQQEEEHFEFRSRPCPTKILENVVGVPEKKELPVTVPKSPVFTLKTRSRTPVRDEEKENEVVPVIKANPVPHYGVPFKPKRPDQRQVEVCPFSFDARDRERQIQKERKIEELRKEEVPKFKALPLPYFDEVKLPEKKVKNPTQPEPFHLQIDERGAAKQQSWKQQLKEDLRRQKEAACFKARPNTVVYQEPYVPKKESKLLSVPESFELATEKRAKERQEFEKRLANIEALRERQREQMRQQQEEQEKEEVAKLRQEMVHKANPIRKYRSVEVKASDQPLTTPKSPNFSDRFQR